The following DNA comes from Papaver somniferum cultivar HN1 unplaced genomic scaffold, ASM357369v1 unplaced-scaffold_128, whole genome shotgun sequence.
CATTTGACgcttaagggatatgacgcttcaatgctcaagcatctaagaagccttcaaattgtactcccaatcaaagagtacaccttcgatgaTGGCGCCTTTAACTTCAGCAGAAATATCTCGAAGATGACACACTAATTCAATACCAAGACGATCGATAAGTCCTCACTATCTCCATGTCAAgttttctgaagcagatgcaacatcattcttcCATGGATGGCgtaaactccttcaacatatatCTTTTTGCTAAAAAGATGAACACCTATGGGATGCACTTGGGGACTTGATCTTGTTGGAAAGATCAACTCAGATCAATTTTAATAAATGTTTCCACATTACGaatcattgcaacctgatgtgaggCCATAAAAcgtcatcaacggaacctctctacatcacaaaccttgcatgaccaaggaactttttctcctcaccGATCACATTCATAATGGAGACTGGCACtgctatctgccacaacaacatcaattccctgacgaatccacttcacagtaaagtcatattcaggagaatttgggttgaaatcctagtataccttcatcttaggaatgctcaactcaccaactagttcgtgcatATAAAGTCTCATTGAATGGAGGAGCAaaaactatgtcgataatcatagttctagccttttcggtctctggaacaACTTCGACCATAGTATCgtcatcaacaaggatatctgtAGGAACTCTGTctatggtctcagcatcaacaagaatttctggaaaaATTCAATCgggatctcagcatcaacaatggTCTcatgagcaacatcctcatgaccggGTTCATAATCTAtacattctctgaagtgttacttgATGGACCATACTTCTCCAAGCATTAATGatccatatcaagatgtgtagacatgaaaaaATGTTAACATAAAAgtattgtagcgcccccaaagctagcagctgactaatccaagagattaactaaataaagagacactaagaatctaaatcatttacttaaacgttcgattaagaaatctgcaataaaacttaacccaaaactagcctcgctcagaaatatatatatacaagaacttctttcaaatgatacatatacaatagtcattttgtttgcaaatagaatatacaacataataaccaTAGCAGAAGTAATATAACAaacggactcaactcctcgaagctttcgctgcgcaactctgatctgtctctgaaactgaaagtgggaatgggtgagcacatcatccctaaaaggggtgcccagtaggaatataacatttaactttcaagaaatcatggaaagacatggaaaacagtacttgttttcccaaacattaaaaagtgaccaagtcacagtaataaacaaacatgtatatggacaaactccttcttcaaacaacgtataatatggttgtgcaattcggaactcgcaaactgccgaccaatatatcataaaagctctaggtataaatgtgaaggagcgtatcctatataccacaggtggaaattcttatttcccataaaaattcatatttacATTCAAacatacaagtcctttccaaatcatggaaagattacaaagaatcaacataacactcataatacaaactaaacaatacATGGAATGCACAAATATTCGATGCATGAGTTTATAAACATAAATcgttgtaaaagaaacaacaatggttttaaaagagttaaatgtattcccacctcttttgatgacaatccatgcctacctcgagatccacaatccactggttcattctttgaatcgatcgttgttaatatactaactgttaatcatacaagcactctaagaatctaTCCAAGATGGCTCAAggaagaatcatacaagtctatctaatgattctaagcTCAATTATGGTTCTAAACTTTTTTATTCTCTTACTTTAGTATATCtaagtttactaatccaattaggttggttcCATAGTCCATTAAATATGTcatatgaatatctacaactttgtagaagaagccaaaggtcAACTCagaccataaggggtccaaaatATAAAACTAAGTAAAATAATTCTAAGCCAAAGTCTACTAAACCAGTCCATTAACACAAGGCCCGGTCTACCtggagtcaactaacggtcaataacAGTCAAAGGGTCAGCTAACAGTCAACATTCAGTCAAAGGTCAATGTCATGGTCAAatggtcaactcggtcaaagaaGATAACTCagtcaaggtccactgagtcaaaccgatttaAGACTGGTTAACAGGTTAACTCAACTCCGTCAGATTGACTAAGTCAGCTAGAGTCAGACCCTGACTAGGCTGAATGACACAAGGCCAAAACTCTTGCACAGGCCAGAGCCATTGCTCAGGACAAAGAACACTAATGCACAAACATTGTGCAACACCAAAACTCTTAACTATAATTTCAAATAACAATATGTTTATCTTAAACAACTTCATATCTCAAATACAACATTCAACTaagattacctgcaattgcagctctaAGCAGCTTCATTCCACACTTACTTCCTATCAGCACTATCAGTTCTATTACTTGCAATCCATTTCATTCAACTTCTACAGGCACCTATCCATTGTGACTCACCGCAGCAAAAGTAACACCAACTGCAAACCCAATTCTTTATATCAAATCAACACTAGTTACAATTCCTTACACATAACTCATACTCCATACATCTAAGCTTCATTTATATCACTCACTGCATCAATCAACAACTTCAACTAAGATCATATATGACCCTAGACAACCACTTCCAATATCTCTATCAAACTCAACAAACTGCAATCACTTACACAGACAACCACTTCCATTACAAAACACTCCATCATAAACTTCTCTCATATCATGTAACTGGGAAAACCACTACCACCTGCAATATCAATTCCATCAGCCCATGATAAAAACTGTCATCCCTCTTCCTATCTACAATCCATACACTAACACCAATTCTCTTGTCCAGTTCATCACATTGACCTCATAACAATCACAAGAACACGAGAACACCAGTTCATACAACTTCCTAACTCAAATCATCTATATCTCAAATACATGTATCTTCCAAGCATACAACATTAATCCCCTGTCATACATCATAAACACCCATTTATAACTTCAATCAATTTAGAACTAAGTATCAATATCACTTCTCCACCTGCAAATTCAACTCAATCTCTAGCAACACCAACCGAGACTCAATAATCATCGTTCCTCACCATTTAAATGATATAATCAAAATTAAGACCACAACAACATAGACTTGAACCACAACAACCAAATAATAATCTTACTACAATTACATGGTAAGACAATTACCTCAAATCTGAAATTAGAGTCCTTCTCAATAACTGAATCTGCAAATCAATACCATAAAATTCTTATTTACCTTGATTCAGTTTAGCAACACATCACGGTTCATCCAAAACTCACTACACTTCAACACCATCAATGATTATATGAAAACTCTAATTATTCGTCATCTTAAACCCTAATTCATTCAATCTGtcaaaacccatctctaatccCATCTTATTCATCATCAACCGAAACTCTAGACAATCTTCTGAGAAACCCTAGTTCTTCGATTCATCACTGAATCAACTTCAAAACTACAATTAAACATCAACCCAAGATTCTTAATCTAACAACAGCTCCATAATCATTTCCTAAATCTCCAGAACTTCAATCCACTCTACGAACCCTAATTATGATTATCTATGATTTACCTCTCCTAGTAACTCTGAATCAACTGCTTGAATTAACAACACCAcgtcatcaccttcatcatctaCATTACATCATCAACTGATTTTCTTCATTGAACCTCACAGATAACCAACgggagaagaagaacagagaagagagaaagaaaggAGACAAAGAAAGAGAATAATAATGAATTCTTCTCGATTGATCCTGGTGATAAGGCCAAAGAcaaatgataaaggcacccatcaaaTTGACATGGGCAACCAGACGGTCTAagacaaaattattatttttcccttcatacttatccaaagatatcttcttcatccggtatcagattgacacgttcgagtaatctattctgcgtaacttttcgagatctatccagcggtactagtttcgtatctatatcgttgttaaattaatttctattagttaacgttcgtgttaaactaaccgagttattatcggcttatTCGTCACTTGACTAGTCCAATAGTGTTGATGAGATCGAGGGTATTTACAAgtattcccaaagcttgcacgacggacgggcacaagccaaagtcttctacaatatgttctcatcacctctacaaatgagatacaaaacacttcaggccatgggtttacaaaaacgtaccaatgggtgaggaatgagacAATGCTTCCTTGacaaaatatgttcgtctatgtctctaccaaaagggagcatcaatcGAACATAccagctgaaagatatggcctttaccgtcaggtctacgaaatctgaaaaatttgtacgagattacaaattacaaatgtgcatgcttcgttggctgacctatacaactccaaattgagtgattcttttctcatatgataactcagtctcgtagcttcaaaagttggggtcaagcaccaAATTCCGatatcgtatgaggttcctacggcttctagagcatacaacatgcaagggGGAATTCCTgaacgggattcataacctccacaatcgatcgatgtccaccaggtctttcccctaagtccttcatcaaggtacctccaacttcgaccacctaggttttTATATCAagtttttctacctgggtcctctatctaggtcttgccagaagaaagagaaatgaaaaggagatttaacaaaatactggggactggcaGACCATGACCAGACACGGTCGTGGTCATTCCCAATTCAGATTGATCGTTCAGTCAAATGTTGTTCGTTTCTTCATCATCTCAAGGTCTTCCAGTACAATTATAATTTTCAGAGCATGGATAAGCGGACATTAGCAAACAGGGTCCTGGATCGATGGAAGGATTATCACTCAAAAATCTCATTCCAATATCGATGAGGCAAAGTTGCTCAAATGGTCAAGATAATATATATAgaaataaattaaaaagatgaTCAACTACTCAGGAAGATTGCAAGAAAGATTAATCATCAGATTCATTAGATTCATCATCGTCTTCACGATCATCATTCTCCATGGAATCTTCTTCAAGCTCTTCCTCTGAGTCATTGTCAGAATATTTACCGAGAACTTCTTCTAATTGGTCTTCAGGATCATCATACATTGCATCTAAATATTCATTTTCTTCACATTCGGCTCGGAGATCAGCCTTGGCCAACCGTTCATACCTCATGCCAGGTGAATATGGCTTAATCTTATGCTCAATATATTTCCAGGAAGACTCAACCTCGTATGCATCTGAATCGAAAGCTACACCATCATCATGAGATCGAACTCCATCCACTGCTAGTCTTGCTTGCTGAACTCGGCGCTGTTTCTGTTGATAAGCTGCGAGCTTTCCATCTTCACCTCTTTTCCTCTGAGATATTTCGTCACGCCTCTGTTTTGTTTCTGCATCCACAAAGTTCAAGAACTCTCATATTTTAGCACG
Coding sequences within:
- the LOC113332093 gene encoding uncharacterized protein LOC113332093, giving the protein MVAPGEDHVSDSSGKCSRNTKPRMKDLTDIHEKVDQPFIKARELRRDEISQRKRGEDGKLAAYQQKQRRVQQARLAVDGVRSHDDGVAFDSDAYEVESSWKYIEHKIKPYSPGMRYERLAKADLRAECEENEYLDAMYDDPEDQLEEVLGKYSDNDSEEELEEDSMENDDREDDDESNESDD